The following proteins are co-located in the Escherichia fergusonii ATCC 35469 genome:
- a CDS encoding DUF2560 family protein: MAEIIPMTEEQKFQLEIYKLVMNQNAAAEEAFQFIGTDELKLELFKIHFQSGGANSDITIRTFEAVRKSKEALDLFTTGA; this comes from the coding sequence ATGGCAGAGATTATTCCCATGACTGAAGAACAGAAATTCCAGTTAGAGATTTACAAACTGGTCATGAACCAGAACGCAGCCGCAGAAGAAGCATTTCAGTTCATTGGCACTGACGAACTGAAGCTTGAGCTATTCAAAATTCACTTCCAGTCAGGCGGCGCTAATTCGGATATCACGATCCGCACATTTGAAGCGGTGCGTAAATCGAAGGAAGCGTTAGACCTGTTCACTACCGGAGCATGA
- a CDS encoding lysis protein, with amino-acid sequence MSRVTAIISALVICIIVCLSWAVNHYRDNAITYKEQRDKKVSELKQATATIADMQQRQRSADALDAKYTKELADAKAENDALRRKLDNGGRVLVKGKCQVPASTETSRTSGMGNDATVELSPVAGRNVLGVRDGIIRDQTALRTLQEYIRTQCLR; translated from the coding sequence ATGAGCAGAGTAACCGCGATTATCTCCGCTCTGGTTATCTGCATCATCGTCTGTCTGTCATGGGCGGTTAATCATTACCGTGATAACGCCATTACCTATAAAGAACAGCGTGATAAAAAAGTCAGTGAGCTGAAGCAGGCGACCGCCACCATCGCTGACATGCAGCAGCGCCAGCGTTCTGCTGATGCACTCGATGCTAAATACACGAAGGAGTTAGCTGATGCGAAAGCTGAAAATGATGCTCTTCGGCGCAAGCTTGATAATGGTGGCAGGGTGCTCGTCAAAGGAAAGTGTCAAGTGCCAGCCTCAACCGAAACCTCCCGCACCTCCGGCATGGGCAATGATGCCACCGTCGAACTCTCTCCAGTTGCTGGACGAAACGTTCTCGGTGTCCGGGACGGAATTATCCGCGACCAAACAGCACTGAGAACGCTTCAGGAATACATCAGGACGCAATGCCTTCGATGA
- a CDS encoding serine/threonine protein phosphatase yields the protein MRYYERIDGSKYRNIWVVGDLHGCYTNLMKKLETIGFDTKKDLLISVGDLVDRGTENVECLELITFPWFQAVRGNHEQMMIDGLSERGNVNHWLFNGGGWFFNLDYDKEILAKALAHKADELPLIIELVSKGKKYVICHADYPCDEYEFGKPVDHQQVIWNRERISNSQDGVVKEIKGADTFIFGHTPAVKPLKFANQMYIDTGAVFCGNLTLIQVQGEGA from the coding sequence ATGCGCTATTACGAAAGAATTGATGGCAGCAAATACCGAAATATTTGGGTAGTTGGCGATCTGCACGGATGCTACACGAACCTGATGAAAAAACTGGAGACGATAGGATTCGACACCAAAAAAGACCTGCTTATCTCGGTTGGCGATTTGGTCGATCGCGGTACAGAGAACGTCGAATGTCTGGAATTAATCACATTCCCCTGGTTCCAAGCTGTACGTGGAAACCATGAGCAAATGATGATTGATGGCTTATCAGAGCGTGGAAACGTCAATCACTGGCTGTTTAATGGCGGTGGCTGGTTCTTTAATCTCGATTACGACAAAGAAATTCTGGCTAAAGCTCTTGCCCATAAAGCAGATGAACTTCCGTTAATCATTGAACTGGTGAGCAAAGGTAAAAAATATGTCATCTGCCACGCCGATTATCCTTGTGACGAATACGAGTTTGGAAAGCCAGTTGATCATCAGCAGGTAATCTGGAACCGCGAACGAATCAGCAACTCACAAGACGGGGTCGTGAAAGAAATCAAAGGCGCGGACACGTTCATCTTTGGTCATACGCCAGCAGTGAAACCACTCAAGTTTGCCAACCAGATGTATATCGATACCGGCGCAGTGTTCTGCGGAAACCTCACATTGATTCAGGTACAGGGAGAAGGCGCATGA
- a CDS encoding scaffold protein, whose translation MDQTTDIQASEELTLPGNHAAASADGLVVDNANDNAGQEEGFEIVLKDDEKPKQDPATNAEFARRRIERKRQRELEQQMEAVKRGELPEHLRVNPELPKQPDPNDYLSEDALAKYDYDQSRALAAFQQANSEWQIKAMDARSQAVAEQGRKTQEFTQQSAQYVEAARKHYDAAEKLNIPDYQEKEDAFMQLVPPAVGADIMRLFPEKSAALMYHLGANPEKTRQLLAMDGQSALIELTRLSERLTLKPRAKPVSEAPLPDEPIQGHAVAANISAIEKQMEAAANKGDVETYRKLKAQLNKGIR comes from the coding sequence ATGGACCAAACCACCGACATTCAGGCTTCTGAAGAATTAACCCTGCCCGGCAATCATGCAGCGGCATCTGCTGATGGCTTAGTTGTCGATAATGCCAACGACAACGCAGGTCAGGAAGAAGGCTTCGAGATTGTCCTGAAAGACGATGAGAAACCAAAACAAGACCCGGCAACTAATGCTGAATTTGCCCGTCGCCGCATCGAACGCAAACGCCAGCGTGAGCTTGAGCAGCAGATGGAAGCGGTTAAGCGTGGAGAGTTGCCGGAGCACCTGCGGGTGAACCCTGAGTTACCAAAACAACCAGACCCTAACGATTATCTTTCCGAAGACGCACTGGCTAAGTACGACTATGACCAGAGCCGCGCACTGGCTGCCTTCCAGCAGGCAAACAGTGAATGGCAGATCAAGGCTATGGACGCACGAAGCCAGGCTGTCGCCGAGCAGGGTCGCAAAACTCAGGAGTTCACCCAGCAATCAGCGCAATACGTCGAGGCAGCCCGTAAGCACTACGACGCAGCGGAAAAGCTCAATATCCCTGACTATCAGGAGAAAGAGGATGCATTCATGCAACTGGTGCCGCCAGCAGTCGGTGCCGACATCATGCGCCTCTTCCCTGAGAAATCCGCCGCTCTCATGTATCACCTTGGTGCTAATCCTGAGAAAACACGCCAGTTGCTGGCGATGGACGGGCAATCCGCGCTGATTGAACTCACTCGACTGTCAGAACGTTTAACTCTAAAGCCTCGAGCCAAACCTGTTTCAGAAGCCCCGTTACCTGATGAACCCATTCAGGGACACGCTGTTGCTGCAAATATCTCTGCGATTGAAAAGCAGATGGAAGCGGCAGCAAACAAAGGGGATGTAGAGACGTACCGTAAGCTCAAGGCGCAACTGAATAAAGGAATTCGATAA
- a CDS encoding phage protein NinX family protein has protein sequence MDYSQLSDFEINVAVFEAIHNGSPDYKEGENGAMVFISFEGDIVNGDAVEVEVERGSFNPCANPADAWPIITENNISIILDNPSMPCATDNARDLFDDAGPNVGVAYDNPLRAAMIVFLMMRRIQ, from the coding sequence ATGGATTATTCACAGTTAAGTGATTTTGAAATTAACGTGGCAGTATTCGAAGCCATTCATAACGGATCACCGGATTACAAAGAAGGTGAGAATGGCGCGATGGTGTTTATCTCATTTGAGGGAGACATTGTAAACGGAGACGCAGTTGAAGTAGAAGTTGAGCGCGGATCCTTTAACCCATGCGCAAACCCAGCAGACGCATGGCCGATTATCACTGAAAACAACATCAGCATAATTTTAGACAATCCCTCAATGCCGTGCGCTACAGACAACGCAAGGGACTTGTTTGATGATGCCGGACCGAATGTTGGTGTCGCATATGACAATCCACTCCGTGCCGCCATGATTGTCTTTCTCATGATGCGGAGAATCCAATAA
- a CDS encoding recombination protein NinB, with protein MKQTIFLRGKQQQQAAINAILATPLDKDKPVTIRITDYKRNLDQNAKFHAMLADIARQVQWCGKWLKPEQWKVLLISGHAVATKQEADVFPGLEGEYVNIRESSAQMSVKRMASLIEYTTAWAIGHGVRFTDRRYE; from the coding sequence ATGAAGCAAACAATCTTCCTCCGTGGTAAACAACAACAGCAAGCCGCAATCAACGCCATCCTCGCAACACCACTCGATAAAGACAAGCCAGTTACCATCCGCATTACTGACTACAAGCGCAACCTTGACCAGAACGCAAAATTTCACGCGATGCTGGCGGATATCGCTCGTCAGGTTCAATGGTGCGGCAAATGGTTAAAACCGGAACAATGGAAGGTTTTGTTGATTAGCGGTCATGCAGTGGCAACAAAACAGGAAGCTGATGTTTTTCCCGGGCTTGAAGGCGAATACGTCAACATTCGCGAAAGCAGCGCGCAGATGAGTGTGAAGCGTATGGCAAGTCTTATCGAGTACACAACAGCCTGGGCTATTGGTCATGGTGTCAGATTTACCGACAGGAGGTACGAATGA
- a CDS encoding recombination protein NinG produces MAKPARRRCKNDECREWFHPAFANQWWCSPECGTKIALERRSKEREKAEKAAEKKRRREEQKQKDKLKIRKLALKPRSYWIKQAQQAVNAFIRERDRDLPCISCGTLTSAQWDAGHYRTTAAAPQLRFDERNIHKQCVVCNQHKSGNLVPYRVELINRIGQEAVDEIESNHNRHRWTIEECKAIKAEYQQKLKDLRNSRSEAA; encoded by the coding sequence ATGGCTAAACCAGCGCGAAGACGATGTAAAAACGATGAATGCCGGGAATGGTTTCACCCTGCATTCGCTAATCAGTGGTGGTGCTCTCCAGAGTGTGGAACCAAGATAGCACTCGAACGACGAAGTAAAGAACGCGAAAAAGCGGAAAAGGCAGCAGAGAAGAAACGACGACGAGAGGAGCAGAAACAGAAAGATAAACTTAAGATTCGAAAACTCGCCTTAAAGCCCCGCAGTTACTGGATTAAACAAGCCCAACAAGCCGTAAACGCCTTCATCAGAGAAAGAGACCGCGACTTACCATGTATCTCGTGCGGAACGCTCACGTCTGCTCAGTGGGATGCCGGGCATTACCGGACAACTGCTGCGGCGCCTCAACTCCGATTTGATGAACGCAATATTCACAAGCAATGCGTGGTGTGCAACCAGCACAAAAGCGGAAATCTCGTTCCGTATCGCGTCGAACTGATTAATCGCATCGGGCAGGAAGCAGTAGACGAAATCGAATCAAACCATAACCGCCATCGCTGGACTATCGAAGAGTGCAAGGCGATCAAGGCAGAGTACCAACAGAAACTCAAAGACCTGCGAAATAGCAGAAGTGAGGCCGCATGA
- a CDS encoding antitermination protein, with amino-acid sequence MRLESVAKFHSPKSPMMSDSPRATASDSLSGTDVMAAMGMAQSQAGFGMTAFCGKHELSQNDKQKAINYLMQFAHKVSGKYRGVAKLEGNTKAKVLQVLATFAYADYCRSAATPGARCRDCHGTGRAVDIAKTEQWGRVVEKECGRCKGVGYSRMPASAAYRAVTMLIPNLTQPTWSRTVKPLYDALVVQCHKEESIADNILNAVTR; translated from the coding sequence ATGAGACTCGAAAGCGTAGCTAAATTTCATTCGCCAAAAAGCCCGATGATGAGCGACTCACCACGGGCCACGGCTTCTGACTCTCTTTCCGGTACTGATGTGATGGCTGCTATGGGGATGGCGCAATCACAAGCCGGATTCGGTATGACTGCATTCTGCGGTAAGCACGAACTCAGCCAGAACGACAAACAAAAGGCTATCAACTATCTGATGCAATTTGCACACAAGGTATCGGGGAAATACCGTGGTGTGGCAAAGCTTGAAGGAAATACTAAGGCAAAGGTACTGCAAGTGCTCGCAACATTCGCTTATGCGGATTATTGCCGTAGTGCCGCCACGCCGGGCGCAAGATGCAGAGATTGCCACGGTACAGGCCGCGCGGTTGATATAGCAAAAACAGAGCAGTGGGGGAGAGTTGTCGAGAAAGAGTGCGGAAGATGCAAAGGCGTCGGCTATTCAAGGATGCCAGCAAGCGCAGCATATCGCGCTGTGACGATGCTAATCCCAAACCTTACCCAACCCACCTGGTCACGCACTGTTAAGCCGCTGTATGACGCTCTGGTGGTGCAATGCCACAAGGAAGAGTCAATCGCAGACAACATTTTGAACGCGGTCACACGTTAG
- a CDS encoding Rha family transcriptional regulator: MNHQLANLDFRDMVVVSGDRVITTSRKVAAYFDKQHHHIIQKIEKLDCSDEFLTSNFSRVTYEHKGNQYVEYEISKDGAMYIIMSFTGKKAAAIKEAFIKAFNWMRDRLMEMAHSYQREHNELMLEFMKEKDVASMSGRLLNRWGRIKKPQLIARIERLEQQAQISIPGLPK; this comes from the coding sequence ATGAATCATCAATTGGCTAATCTCGATTTCCGGGACATGGTGGTTGTTTCTGGTGATCGCGTGATCACAACCTCCCGCAAGGTAGCAGCTTACTTCGACAAGCAGCATCACCACATCATTCAGAAAATCGAAAAGCTAGACTGTTCGGATGAATTTCTAACCAGCAACTTTTCGCGGGTTACCTATGAACACAAGGGTAATCAGTATGTTGAATATGAAATTTCCAAAGACGGTGCGATGTACATCATCATGTCGTTTACCGGCAAAAAAGCTGCCGCCATCAAAGAGGCGTTTATCAAAGCATTTAATTGGATGCGTGACAGGCTGATGGAGATGGCTCACTCATACCAAAGAGAGCACAACGAGTTAATGCTGGAGTTCATGAAGGAAAAGGATGTTGCCAGTATGTCAGGACGCTTGCTGAACCGCTGGGGCAGGATCAAAAAACCGCAACTCATAGCAAGAATCGAAAGGCTTGAGCAGCAGGCGCAAATATCGATCCCCGGACTGCCAAAGTGA
- a CDS encoding NinE family protein: MRRQRRSITDIICENCKYLPTKRSRNKRKPIPKESDVKTFNYTAHLWDIRWLRHRARK; encoded by the coding sequence ATGAGACGACAGCGACGAAGTATCACCGACATCATCTGCGAAAACTGCAAATACCTTCCAACGAAACGCTCCAGAAATAAACGCAAGCCAATCCCAAAAGAATCTGACGTAAAAACATTCAACTACACGGCTCACCTGTGGGATATCCGGTGGCTAAGACATCGTGCGAGGAAATGA
- a CDS encoding terminase large subunit domain-containing protein, whose protein sequence is MELDAILDNLSDEEQIELLELLEEEENYRNTHLLYEFTPYSKQREFIDAGHDYPERCFMAGNQLGKSFTGAAEVAFHLTGRYPGTKGYPADGKYGGEWKGKRFYEPVVFWIGGETNETVTKTTQRILCGRIEENDEPGYGSIPKEDIISWKKSPFFPNLVDHLLVKHHTADGVEDGISICYFKPYSQGRARWQGDTIHGVWFDEEPPYSIYGEGLTRTNKYGQFSILTFTPLMGMSDVVTKFLKNPSKSQKVVNMTIYDAEHYTDEQKEQIIASYPEHEREARARGIPTMGSGRIFQIPEETIKCQPFECPDHFYVIGGMDFGWDHPQAQVQLWWDKDADTIYVSRVWKAKEKTAVQAWGAVKSWAHKVPTAWPHDGNQHEKGGGEQLKGQYADAGFMMLQEHATWPDGGNAVEPGITELRDMMLDGRFKVFNTCEPFFEEFRLYHRDENGKIVKLNDDVLSAVRYAYMMRRFAKMMRDIKKPKEKKIPAPIRPIARRT, encoded by the coding sequence GTGGAACTGGACGCGATTCTTGATAACCTGAGCGACGAAGAGCAAATCGAATTGCTCGAGCTACTCGAAGAAGAAGAGAACTACCGGAACACACACCTGCTATATGAATTTACGCCATACAGCAAACAGCGTGAGTTCATCGACGCCGGGCATGACTATCCAGAGCGCTGTTTTATGGCTGGTAACCAGCTTGGTAAGTCATTTACTGGTGCTGCTGAAGTAGCGTTTCACCTTACAGGGCGTTATCCGGGCACAAAAGGCTATCCTGCTGATGGTAAATATGGCGGTGAGTGGAAAGGTAAGCGTTTTTATGAGCCTGTTGTCTTCTGGATTGGTGGCGAGACAAACGAGACTGTAACCAAAACGACTCAACGCATCCTGTGCGGTCGTATTGAAGAGAATGATGAGCCTGGCTACGGTTCCATACCGAAAGAAGACATCATTAGCTGGAAGAAGTCTCCTTTCTTTCCGAACCTTGTTGATCATCTTCTGGTTAAGCATCACACGGCTGATGGCGTTGAAGATGGCATTTCAATCTGCTACTTCAAGCCATACTCGCAAGGCCGTGCTCGCTGGCAGGGTGACACAATCCACGGCGTGTGGTTTGACGAAGAACCACCATACAGCATTTATGGCGAAGGTCTTACCCGTACCAACAAATACGGGCAATTCTCAATTCTGACGTTTACCCCGCTGATGGGGATGTCTGACGTTGTTACCAAGTTCCTGAAGAATCCAAGCAAGTCGCAGAAAGTGGTCAACATGACCATCTACGACGCTGAGCACTACACCGACGAGCAGAAAGAGCAAATCATCGCATCCTATCCCGAGCATGAGAGAGAGGCTCGTGCTCGCGGTATTCCTACGATGGGTAGCGGTCGAATCTTCCAGATACCGGAAGAGACGATTAAGTGCCAGCCGTTCGAGTGTCCTGATCACTTCTACGTAATTGGCGGGATGGATTTCGGATGGGATCACCCACAGGCGCAGGTTCAGCTTTGGTGGGATAAGGACGCAGACACAATCTACGTTTCACGCGTGTGGAAGGCGAAAGAAAAAACAGCCGTTCAGGCATGGGGAGCTGTTAAATCATGGGCGCATAAAGTGCCAACAGCATGGCCTCATGACGGAAATCAGCACGAGAAGGGCGGCGGTGAGCAGCTCAAAGGGCAGTATGCAGATGCTGGTTTTATGATGTTGCAGGAGCATGCGACATGGCCTGATGGCGGTAACGCGGTGGAGCCTGGCATCACTGAATTGCGCGACATGATGCTCGATGGTCGCTTCAAAGTATTCAACACCTGTGAGCCATTCTTTGAGGAGTTCCGCCTCTATCACCGTGATGAAAACGGGAAAATCGTCAAGCTTAACGATGACGTTCTCTCCGCCGTTCGCTATGCATACATGATGCGCCGCTTCGCCAAAATGATGCGCGACATCAAAAAACCAAAAGAGAAAAAGATACCAGCCCCAATCAGGCCCATCGCACGGAGAACTTAA
- a CDS encoding phage NinH family protein: protein MTFSVKTIPDMLVEAYGNQTEVARRLKCSRGTVRKYVDDKDGKMHAIVNDVLMVHRGWSERDALLRKN, encoded by the coding sequence ATGACGTTCTCAGTAAAAACCATTCCAGACATGCTCGTTGAAGCATACGGAAACCAGACAGAAGTGGCACGCAGACTGAAATGTAGTCGCGGCACGGTAAGAAAATACGTTGATGATAAAGACGGGAAAATGCACGCCATCGTCAACGACGTTCTTATGGTTCATCGCGGATGGAGTGAAAGAGATGCGCTATTACGAAAGAATTGA
- a CDS encoding portal protein, translating into MADENRLNSILCKFDADWMASDEARTEATNDLYFSRVSQWDDWLSNYTTLQYRGQFDVVRPVVRKLVAEMRRNPIDVLFRPKDGANPDAADVLMGMYRTDMRHNTAKIAVNVGVREQIESGVGAWRLVTQYEDNDPTSNNQVIRRLPIHEACSHVIWDANSKQMDKSDAKHCTVINALSRNGWKEFAEDYGIDPDTLPSFQNPNDTWLFPWISNDVVYVAEYYEVEEKKEKVFIYRDPLTGEPVSYYQQDIKDVIDDLANRGFIKVAERKVKRRRVYKSIITCTQILKDREKIAGEHIPIVPVYGEWSFAGDKECYEGVVRLTKDGQRLRNMIMSFNADIVARSPKKKPTFFPEQIEGYEYMYGGNDDYPYYLQNRTDENGNDLPIGPISYMENPEVPQANAYMLEAATNAVKEVASLGVDAQAANSQVAFDTVNQLNMRADLETYVFQDNLATAMRRDGEIYASMVNDIYDVPRHVTLTLEDGSEKDVQLYAQVVDYQSGNVVTLNDIRGRYECYTDVGPSFQSMKEQNRAEIQELLTKVPQGTPEFQMLMLQYFTLLDGKGVEMMREYANKQLVMMGLKKPETPEEMEMVQQAQQQPQQPSAEQIQAQGILLQGQAELLKAENQQAQIQVEAAKVEAQNQLNAAKIAEIFNNMDLDKQAELREYLKLVGQFQQQRSKDARANAELLLKDADQTHSQRMDFANLMRQVQIPSGGVAETPQ; encoded by the coding sequence ATGGCCGATGAAAACAGACTCAATTCCATTCTGTGTAAGTTTGACGCAGACTGGATGGCGAGCGATGAAGCCAGAACCGAGGCGACAAATGACCTGTATTTTAGCCGAGTGTCGCAATGGGATGACTGGCTATCAAACTACACGACCCTGCAATATCGCGGACAATTCGATGTTGTTCGCCCGGTGGTCAGGAAACTGGTCGCAGAGATGCGCCGGAACCCTATCGACGTTCTCTTCAGACCAAAAGACGGCGCTAATCCTGATGCTGCCGATGTGCTGATGGGGATGTATCGTACTGATATGCGCCATAACACGGCAAAAATTGCCGTTAACGTTGGCGTTCGTGAGCAGATAGAGTCCGGCGTTGGTGCATGGCGTCTGGTCACGCAGTACGAAGACAACGATCCAACAAGTAACAATCAGGTAATTCGACGCCTGCCAATCCATGAAGCCTGCTCACACGTCATATGGGACGCCAACAGCAAGCAGATGGATAAGAGCGACGCTAAGCATTGCACGGTGATTAACGCTTTGTCACGCAATGGCTGGAAAGAGTTTGCAGAGGATTACGGTATTGATCCGGATACCTTGCCATCTTTCCAGAATCCGAACGATACATGGCTGTTCCCTTGGATATCGAATGATGTCGTCTACGTCGCTGAGTATTACGAGGTAGAAGAGAAGAAAGAGAAAGTCTTTATCTACCGCGACCCGCTGACAGGTGAGCCGGTCAGCTATTACCAGCAGGATATCAAAGACGTCATCGACGACCTGGCTAATCGTGGATTCATTAAGGTAGCAGAGCGTAAGGTCAAGCGTCGGCGTGTGTATAAGTCGATCATCACCTGCACGCAGATACTGAAAGACCGCGAGAAGATAGCCGGAGAGCATATTCCAATCGTTCCAGTGTATGGCGAATGGTCATTCGCTGGTGACAAGGAGTGCTACGAAGGAGTGGTAAGGCTGACGAAAGACGGTCAGCGCCTTCGTAACATGATCATGTCGTTCAACGCCGATATTGTTGCTCGTTCACCGAAGAAGAAACCTACCTTCTTCCCTGAGCAAATCGAAGGCTACGAATACATGTACGGTGGAAATGATGACTATCCGTACTATCTGCAGAACAGGACCGATGAAAACGGTAACGACCTGCCGATTGGTCCAATCTCCTACATGGAAAACCCTGAAGTGCCGCAAGCCAACGCTTACATGCTTGAGGCTGCCACCAACGCAGTGAAAGAGGTGGCTAGTCTTGGCGTTGATGCGCAGGCAGCAAACTCTCAGGTCGCTTTCGATACCGTCAATCAACTGAACATGCGGGCAGACCTTGAGACATACGTGTTTCAGGATAACCTGGCTACCGCAATGCGACGTGATGGCGAGATTTATGCCTCAATGGTAAACGATATTTATGACGTTCCTCGTCATGTAACGCTGACACTTGAAGATGGAAGCGAGAAAGACGTTCAACTCTATGCGCAAGTTGTCGATTACCAGTCTGGCAATGTGGTCACACTCAACGACATTCGCGGTCGATATGAGTGCTATACAGACGTTGGGCCATCCTTCCAGAGTATGAAGGAACAGAACCGCGCAGAGATTCAGGAGTTGCTAACCAAGGTTCCGCAAGGTACTCCAGAGTTCCAGATGCTGATGCTGCAATACTTCACGCTGCTTGACGGTAAAGGCGTCGAGATGATGCGAGAGTACGCGAACAAGCAACTGGTGATGATGGGGCTGAAGAAACCAGAAACACCTGAAGAGATGGAGATGGTACAGCAGGCTCAACAGCAGCCGCAGCAGCCATCAGCAGAGCAAATTCAGGCGCAGGGCATCCTTCTGCAAGGTCAGGCTGAATTGCTCAAGGCAGAGAACCAACAGGCGCAGATTCAGGTTGAAGCCGCCAAGGTTGAAGCCCAAAACCAACTCAACGCCGCGAAGATTGCAGAAATCTTCAACAATATGGACCTCGACAAGCAGGCAGAACTGCGTGAGTACCTCAAGCTCGTAGGTCAATTCCAGCAACAGCGCAGCAAGGACGCTCGTGCTAACGCTGAGCTGCTTCTTAAAGATGCAGACCAGACTCATTCACAACGCATGGATTTCGCGAATCTTATGCGTCAAGTTCAAATCCCCTCCGGCGGAGTAGCCGAGACACCTCAATAA
- a CDS encoding protein NinF, translating to MLSPSQSLQYQKESVERALTCDNCGQKLHVLEVHVCEHCCAELMSDPNSSMYEEEDDGD from the coding sequence ATGCTTAGCCCATCCCAATCCCTTCAATACCAGAAAGAAAGCGTCGAGCGAGCTTTAACGTGCGATAACTGCGGTCAGAAGCTGCATGTGCTGGAAGTTCACGTGTGTGAGCACTGCTGTGCAGAACTGATGAGCGATCCGAATAGCTCAATGTACGAGGAAGAAGACGATGGTGATTAG
- a CDS encoding DNA-packaging protein — MAAPKGNRFWEARSSHGRNPKFESPEALWAACCEYFEWVEANPLWEMKAFSYQGEVIQEPIAKMRAMTITGLTLFIDVTLETWRTYRLREDLSEVVTRAEQVIYDQKFSGAAADLLNANIIARDLGLKEQSQVEDVTPDKGDRDKRRSRIKELFNRGTGRDS; from the coding sequence ATGGCAGCACCAAAGGGCAACCGATTTTGGGAGGCCCGCAGTAGTCATGGGCGAAATCCTAAATTCGAATCGCCTGAGGCGCTGTGGGCTGCTTGTTGTGAATACTTCGAGTGGGTAGAAGCTAACCCGCTATGGGAGATGAAGGCGTTCTCGTATCAGGGTGAAGTGATACAAGAGCCTATCGCCAAGATGCGAGCGATGACTATTACAGGCCTCACTCTGTTCATTGATGTGACGCTTGAAACATGGCGCACATATCGCCTGCGAGAAGATTTATCTGAAGTCGTTACGCGAGCAGAGCAGGTCATCTACGACCAGAAATTCTCTGGCGCAGCCGCTGACCTTCTCAACGCTAACATCATCGCCCGTGATTTGGGCCTCAAAGAGCAGTCGCAAGTTGAAGACGTGACACCTGATAAGGGAGATCGCGATAAGCGACGCTCTCGTATCAAGGAGCTATTCAACCGTGGAACTGGACGCGATTCTTGA
- the rrrD gene encoding lysozyme RrrD: protein MSPALRNSVIAAISGGAIAIASVLITGPSGNDGLEGVSYIPYKDIVGVWTVCHGHTGKDIMLGKTYTEAECKALLNKDLATVARQINPYIKVDIPETTRGALYSFVYNVGAGNFRTSTLLRKINQGDIKGACDQLRRWTYAGGKQWKGLMTRREIEREVCLWGQQ from the coding sequence ATGTCACCGGCACTACGAAATAGCGTAATAGCGGCGATAAGTGGCGGGGCTATTGCTATAGCATCTGTGTTAATCACTGGACCAAGTGGTAACGATGGTTTGGAAGGTGTTAGCTACATACCATACAAAGATATTGTTGGTGTATGGACTGTATGTCACGGACACACCGGAAAAGACATCATGCTCGGTAAAACGTATACCGAAGCAGAATGCAAAGCCCTCCTGAATAAAGACCTTGCCACGGTCGCCAGACAAATTAACCCGTACATCAAAGTCGATATACCGGAAACAACGCGCGGCGCTCTTTACTCGTTCGTCTACAACGTGGGTGCTGGCAATTTCAGAACATCGACGCTTCTTCGCAAAATAAACCAGGGTGATATCAAAGGCGCATGTGATCAGCTACGGCGCTGGACATACGCTGGCGGTAAGCAATGGAAAGGGCTGATGACTCGCCGTGAGATTGAGCGTGAAGTCTGTTTGTGGGGGCAACAATGA